A region of Gammaproteobacteria bacterium DNA encodes the following proteins:
- a CDS encoding class I SAM-dependent RNA methyltransferase, protein MNSFFAVTAPGLEAFTAQELHRLNLLPDATNPPMTEAGGVAFQGELDAVYRANLHLRTASRILVRLGDFNAAAFSELRKKASRLDWASYLVPGQAVAIRATCHKSKLYHADAVAERVAGAIADQLGQPVSRQKPGDEEADNPPQLIVVRLVHDHCTVSVDSSGELLHRRGYRQAVAKAPLRETLAAAMLLASEWDTTSPLLDPFCGSGTLPIEAALLALGLPPGRNRRFAFMDWPGFDEKRWATLLAECQPHAGVALPPIMASDRDAGAIRMAQENAERAGVARHIQFTCQAVSAISPPAGTGWVVTNPPYGVRVSSNKDLRNLYAQLGNVLRTKCPGWHTAILCNDLMLLGQTRLTLDTSLSILNGGIKVRLARGVVT, encoded by the coding sequence CACAAATCCGCCCATGACAGAAGCCGGCGGTGTTGCCTTTCAGGGCGAGCTGGATGCCGTGTACCGCGCCAACCTGCACCTGCGTACCGCCAGCCGGATTTTGGTTCGCTTGGGCGACTTTAACGCCGCCGCCTTTTCCGAGTTGCGTAAAAAGGCCAGCCGTCTGGACTGGGCAAGCTATCTGGTCCCTGGGCAGGCGGTCGCTATCCGCGCCACTTGCCATAAATCGAAGTTGTACCATGCGGATGCGGTGGCCGAGCGTGTGGCTGGGGCCATCGCCGACCAGTTGGGTCAGCCTGTCTCCCGCCAGAAGCCGGGGGACGAGGAGGCGGACAATCCACCGCAATTAATAGTGGTGCGGCTGGTTCACGATCACTGCACTGTGAGCGTGGATTCGTCCGGCGAGTTGCTGCACCGCAGGGGTTACCGCCAGGCAGTCGCCAAGGCCCCATTGCGTGAGACACTGGCCGCTGCCATGTTGCTTGCCTCGGAGTGGGATACCACATCCCCTTTGCTCGACCCGTTTTGCGGCTCGGGCACGCTGCCGATTGAAGCTGCCCTGCTGGCGCTGGGGCTGCCGCCGGGCCGCAACCGCCGTTTCGCTTTTATGGACTGGCCGGGCTTTGACGAAAAACGCTGGGCGACATTGCTGGCCGAATGCCAGCCCCACGCCGGGGTGGCGTTGCCTCCGATTATGGCCTCCGACCGCGATGCGGGCGCGATTCGCATGGCGCAGGAAAACGCCGAGCGCGCCGGAGTGGCGCGGCATATCCAATTCACGTGTCAGGCAGTTTCGGCAATCAGCCCACCTGCCGGAACTGGCTGGGTCGTCACTAACCCGCCATATGGCGTCCGCGTCAGCAGCAATAAGGATTTGCGCAATCTGTATGCCCAGCTTGGCAACGTACTGCGCACCAAGTGTCCCGGCTGGCACACCGCCATTCTATGCAATGACCTGATGCTGCTAGGACAAACGCGCCTTACGCTGGATACCTCGCTTTCGATATTGAATGGAGGCATCAAGGTGCGGTTGGCAAGAGGGGTGGTAACGTAA